Genomic segment of Salminus brasiliensis chromosome 16, fSalBra1.hap2, whole genome shotgun sequence:
GGCAGGGCTGAGTGGGTAGAGTTATTTGAGTGGGGCGGGGCTGAGTGGGTAGAGTTATTTGAGTGGGGCGGGGCTGACTGTGTAGAGTTATTTGAGTGGGTAGAGTTATTTGAGTGGGGCGGGGCTGAGTGGGTAGAGTTATTTGAATGGGGCGGGGCTGAGTGGGTAGAGTTATTTGAGTGGGGCGGGGCTGAGTGGGTAGAGTTATTTGAGTGGGGCGGGGCTGAGTGTGTAGAGTTATTTGAGTGGGTAGAGTTATTTGAGTGGGGCAGGGCTGAGTGGGTAGAGTTATTTGAGTGGGGCAGGGCTGAGTGTGTAGAGTTATTTGAGTGGGGCGGGGCTGAGTGGGTAGAGTTATTTGAGTGGGGCGGGGCTGAGTGTGTAGAGTTATTTGAGTGGGTAGAGTTATTTGAGTGGGGCAGGGCTGAGTGGGTAGAGTTATTTGAGTGGGGCGGGGCTGAGTGGGTAGAGTTATTTGAGTGGGGCGGGGCTGAGTGGGTAGAGTTATTTGAGTGGGGCGGGGCTGAGTGGGTAGAGTTATTTGAGTGGGGCGGGGCTGAGTGTGTAGAGTTATTTGAGTGGGTAGAGTTATTTGAGTGGGGCAGGGCTGAGTGGGTAGAGTTATTTGAGTGGGGCAGGGCTGAGTGTGTAGAGTTATTTGAGTGGGGCGGGGCTGAGTGGGTAGAGTTATTTGAATGGGGCGGGGCTGAGTGGGTAGAGTTATTTGAGTGGGGTGGGGCTGAGTGGGTAGAGTTATTTGAGTGGGGCGGGGCTGAGTGTGTAGAGTTATTTGAGTGGGTAGAGTTATTTGAGTGGGGCAGGGCTGAGTGGGTAGAGTTATTTGAATGGGGCGGGGCTGAGTGGGTAGAGTTATTTGAGTGGGGTGGGGCTGAGTGGGTAGAGTTATTTGAATGGGGCGGGGCTGAGTGGGTAGAGTTATTTGAGTGGGGTGGGGCTGAGTGGGTAGAGTTGTTTGAATGGGGGCGGACTGGGTGGGGGtggggctgaatgggtgggagtTTTCTGCACTATATTAACAGGGTATTTCCACACAGCATTtccaaaataaacaaagcaCTGAATAAAGACTTGGGAGCTCCCGCTCTTCCTGAGTGCAGCATTTCGGAAACGGGAAGCAGAGGTAACGGCTCCGGTCAGGGTTATTTCCCAGAGGAGCCGGCCCTGATTCCGGTGGTGTTAGTGATCCAGTTCATGTATCTGGACACTCGGGTGTAGATGCCGTACTTTCCCTCCTTGGCGCACTCATCGCCCCAGCTGATGACGCCGGTCAGGAACCAGGTGCCCTGGGAGCTGGTGGCGTGCGGGCCGCCGCTGTCCCCCTGGCACGAGTCCTTGCGGATGGTATTGTATCCGGCACAGAACATGAAGCGGGAGATCTTGTCGCTGCCCTTGCACTCGGTGCGGTCCACGTACGGGAGCTCCACTTTCTGCAGGGTCTCGGACTCGTGCCCACCGTACCGCAGCCGGCCCCAGCCGCTCACCAGAGAGTGGTGGGCGCTCTTCAGCAGGTTCTCTGTAAAGTGCTTGGGCCCCAGGCAGATGGGCCTGGCGTAGTCGGAGAAGGCGACGGGCGCTCTGAGCTTCAGCAGCGCGATGTCGTGATTGTGGCTGCGCTGGAAGTTGTAGTTGGGGTGCGTGTGATACTGGGCTATCTCATGATCACTCTCCCTTCCCTCGTCCTTCTTCACGTCATGTTCACCTGGAGAGAAATCAAgaccaactgtgtgtgtgtttctaatcaGCCGGTCTAACGGCCCCTTCCTGTTAAAGTAGTAGTTCTATTGAAACCCACCAACACTCAGCTGTGAcactatgtgtgtatgtgtatgtgtgtgtatgtgtgtgtgtgtgtgcatgtgtgtgtgtgtatgtttcgtACCCAGTCGGACAAAGAAGGCACCGATCTTCCCCTCCACCAGACAGTGAGCAGCCGTGACCACCCAAACCTCGCTCAGCAGAGAGCCGCCGCAAAACGTCAAATTTTTATCTTTAGTAACCAGCGCCACctagtgcagagagagagaacagctgCACATCCAGCCTTCACCAGACCTGCTTTCCTTGTCTCACACTGTCCTCTACAGTTTCGGTTTCAGAACTTTGATGACATAAAATTCGGCTTCATTTTCTGTACTGTTAGTTATATAACTGTGATTGGATGTCATCATCACCCTTAACCCTAAGCCCCCAGCCTCTTCGGCTCCTACCTGCCAGGGGATCTCCCCAGGTGTGGCTTCGTTTCCTCCGACGATGCGCTGGTCACTGTTGCTCTGCTCGGTGATGGTGGACAGGGTGGGGAAGAAAGCCCAGTGGTGATCTGAGGCTGGCCTGGTGGTGGCGCTGCTGAGCTCTGGGGTGGCCGTGCTGTTGGGCTGTGTTACGTTACTCTCTGTTGAGTTCTGAAGATCTACAGAGTGGACGTGATTGATGTTCTCTGCACTGATGAGCGTTCTAGTGGACAGAAGCTCAGAGACGTCGGCCCCCAAACTGCCACACGGGAACTCCCCTAACCAACACAACAACCATCTCCACAAACTCAGTCATCCTGGACTGTCTCACTGAGGAAGCGTGCATTTGGGCAGTAAGGCTTGTATCTCGGATCAGGGCTGTTCAgcttctggtcctggaggactggATTCCTGCAGTGGAGGTTTTTTCCTGATTCCACTCAGCAGCTCCTTTCCAGTGTCGGAGCACTGGACTGTGCTGGAATCCAGCCCCCAGTTCCTCACCTGGCCCAAACCGCTGtacagagcagcacacagcagcacagcacagagcagcacagcacagcacagagcagcacagcacagcacagagcagcacagagcagcacagagcagcacagcacagcacagagcagcacagcacagcacagagcagcacagcacagcacagagcagcacagagcagcacagagcagcacagcacagcacagagcagcacagcacagagcagcacagcacagcacagagcagcacagcacagcacagagcagcacagcacagagcagcacagcacagcacagagcagcacagcacagcacagagcagcacagcacagagcagcacagcacagcacagagcagcacagagCAGCACCAAATGATTTCTCTAAAACTGATCAACCACGTGCACACAGCCTCAGAGAAATGCCCATAGCTGTGTATgcgtttatgtgtgtgtgtgtgtgtgtgtgtgtgtgtgtttatgtgtgtgtgtgtgtgtgtgtgtgtgtgtgtgtgtgtgtttatgtgtgtgtgtgtgtgtgtgtgtgtgtgtgagaaagataAAGACGTACCCATAGGTTCGCAGCTCCTGGTGTCCAGAGAGAGTCTGTATCCGTCAGCGCAGTCACACACCACTCCATACGTTTTATCCACCAGACAGAAATGCATACAGCCCCCGTTATTTACATCACACTGGCGCAccatctctacacacacacacacacacacacacacacacacacatatatatataaaatatacagggTGCATTATTATCACACAcaggtctctgtgtgtgtgtgtgtgtgtgtgtgtgtaaaggaacTAGGGGAGACTGTGTCTGGACAGATGCTGATGTTACCTAGCTCACAGTTCTTGCCGATGAAGCCACTCGGACACCAGCAGACATAAGAACTCATCCCATCCTCACACGTCCCGCCATTCTGACATGGAGACGACACACACTGATCTCcatctgagacacacacacacacacacacacacacacacacgagaggCTGTCATTACTGCTGCCCCACCGCTTCTCTAAgaccctttcacacacacacacacctcaggcCATTCCCTTCCATCTACTTCTGCTGctattcttacacacacacacacacagtacacacacacacactagagacCACTGGAGCACTACAGCAATAAGGCTGCTATGATAGCTTAGATCCACCAATTCTCATTTTAGTCTGTTAGATAAACAGAGACAAGAACCTGGGTTCTGTCAGTTCCACCTTAACTGGTCCAGCAGTGAGGTTCTGCCTGTGGGGGAACTGGGGGAGTACGAGTGTTCCACAGAACCGCCCGCTCAGACACACTCATACgaacactcatacacactcaaataaacacactcatataaacacactcatacgaacactcatacacactcaaataaacacactcatataaacacactcatacgaacactcatacacactcaaataaacacactcatataaacacactcatacacactcaaataaacacactcatataaacacactcatataaacacactcatacacactcaaataaacacactcatataaacacactcatacacactcaaataaacacactcaaataaacacactcatataaacacactcatacacactcaaataaacacactcatataaacacactcatacacacactcatacacactcatataaacacactcatacacacactcatacacactcatataaacacactcaaataaacacactcatacacactcatataaacacactcatacacactcaaataaacacactcatacacactcatataaacacactcatataaacacactcatacacactcatataaacacactcatacacactcaaataaacacactcatacacactcaaataaacacactcatataaacacactcatacacactcaaataaacacactcaaataaacacactcatataaacacactcatacacactcaaataaacacactcatataaacacactcatacacacactcatacacactcatataaacacactcatacacacactcatacacactcatataaacacactcaaataaacacactcatacacactcatataaacacactcatataaacacactcatataaacacactcatacacactcaaataaacacactcatacacactcatataaacacactcatacacactcatatatacacactcaaataaacacactcatataaacacactcatacacactcatataaacacactcatacacactcatacacactcatataaacacactcatacacactcatataaacacactcatataaacacactcatacacactcatataaacacactcatacacactcatataaacacactcatataaacacactcatacacacactcatataaacacactcatacacacactcatacacactcatataaacacactcatataaacacactcatacacactcaaataaacacactcatataaacacactcatacacactcaaataaacacactcatataaacacactcatacacacactcatacacactcatataaacacactcatacacactcatataaacacactcatataaacacactcatataaacacactcatacacactcaaataaacacactcatacacactcatataaacacactcatacacactcaaataaacacactcatataaacacactcatacacacactcatacacactcatataaacacactcatacacactcatataaacacactcatacacactcatataaacacactcatacacactcatataaacacactcatacacactcatataaacacactcatataaacacactcatacacactcatataaacacactcatataaacacactcatacacactcatataaacacactcatataaacacactcatacacactcatacacacttatTAACAGTATCAGTTTCAGCACTCACCCTTATAACTGACCCAGAACTCCCtctgaaaaaggaaaaagacgTTTGTTTAGAAGAGATTCATATTTGACACAAGCTGTCAATCACCCTCAGCGCCGGCTCATTACTTTATGTTCTCATCAGTTTCTCTCTGTTCTCATCAGTTATTCACTGTTCTCATCAGTTACTCACTGTTCTCATCAGTTTCTCTCTGTTCTCATCAGTTATTCACTGTTCTCATCAGTTACTCACTGTTCTCATCAGTTTCTCTCTGTTCTCATCAGTTTCTCTCTGTTCTCATCAGTTATTCACTGTTCTCATCAGTTACTCACTGTTCTCATTAGTTACTCACTGTTCTCATCAGTTTCTCTCTGTTCTCATCAGTTACTCACTGTTCTCATTAGTTACTCACTGTTCTCATCAGTTACTCACTGTTCTCATTAGTTACTCACTGTTCTCATCAGTTTCTCTCTGTTCTCATCAGTTTCTCTCTGTTCTCATCAGTTACTCACTGTTCTCATTAGTTACTCACTGTTCTCATCAGTTACTCACTGTTCTCATTAGTTACTCACTGTTCTCATCAGTTTCTCTCTGTTCTCATCAGTTTCTCTCTGTTCTCATCAGTTACTCACTGTTCTCATCAGTTACTCACTGTTCTCATCAGTTTCTCTCTGTTCTCATCAGTTTCTCTCTGTTCTCATCAGTTTCTCTCTGTTCTCATCAGTTACTCACTGTTTGCTCCTCGTTCTCGAACACCTCTCGCGCCTCCTCCAGGCTGCAGTTCTCCTCTATGCACTCTCGCTCCAAATTGTCTCTCATCATCTCCTCAAAAGCTCCAGCGTTGTGCCGCCTCTGCCTGGACAGAACCGAGTCTGCTGACGGTttggacagaaacacagacgcTGGGCGGGGACAGGCGGGGACAGACAGTTAGGAGGGCGGCTCTGGTTTCAGGATCAGCTTCGTTTAAACgttttttaatgttgtggctgaataAGGAGTTTAAACACGTCTAAATCTCCTGTTTATAAACTTCTCACAGCCTAAGTAGTTTCTTCACCCAATGAGGCCGGAGTATGAGCTCCCGGCTCTCAGTACTGCAGCTCCTGATGACCGTTCACGGTCTAAAGGCTCTCTCTAGAGCTACTTCTGCTTCTTGTTGATTAACACTCTGAGTCCTGACAGACTAACAGATGAATTAGCGTTAGCCTTACCTGCAGCGCTGAGCCGTATTTCAGGCAGAACTCCACAGATCAGGAGAAACACCTTCATCTTCTCCATTTCACCCAGAAGTGGACAAGCGCTCGGACTGTCCGCTCCAAAGTCCAGCGgctgtgtttgcatttgctGATGGACAAAAGGGGTGGATCCGAATCTGTCGTGAAAACATTCAGAAGGGTCCGGTGTGTATTTGCTCTACTGAGAGTTCAGTATTACAGcaaacagtacacacacacacacacacacacacacacacacacacacacacacacgtactcCTGCTCTTCCTGTAACTGACTCACTGACGGCCAGTAAAAGTGACCAGGTTATCAGATATCCCAGAACACTGACCTCCTCTCACTTCACTGGGAATAAGAGTGTGATGTCGTGTGGAAACCCCATTCagatcagtgtttttgtgatgtcacaaaaataaACTCTTTTACATCATTTCAGACATTACAATTACAGCCAATCGGAATGGAGCTCGTTTACATTCGTTTACATAAGAGTCCAAATATGGAAACACAGCTGTTCTGAAGTCAGTGTTTTTACGAcgtcacaaaaaccaacacagACATTTACTTACTAACCTACTCAGCCAAGAGCCGCTAGGCCCCGCCCATTTACACCGGTTCAGGTTATCAGGAGTGTTTCAGGCCTGTTTGAATGAGGCGTGATgtagggcagccaatcagaccaAACCGTATTACTTCAGGTGGTGAAAAGCAAATAAATCAGGACTGAATGATTGAATGTTGATCAGCTCTCAGTTCTTATTATCAGTCCTCAGGCCGACGCGCTGAGCATCGGTGTCGTTTAGGAGGTGGAACTCTCCACAGGTCGTAACGCACCCAACACGTCCGATACAGGGGGATCCGGTTGGAGATCAGAGGAATGCAGGTGAATGTTTAATCCGGCTCATGCACCGCCGCTCCGCCGTCTTTATGTAAGCTGCCCTGTGATGGAATCTCGTGGCTCTGGAGGACAGGGCGAGAGGCTGTATTATTCATGCTCCTCCTGCATCCAGATTACATAAAGCTGCCCGTGGAGTGAACCTGCTCCACTGAGCTGCGTAACGCACTCAGGCCTACAGTACAGCTCACGCGCCTAcagcacccccccacacacactgctccaccCGGCCTCCACCCGGCCTCCAtctctcctccctctgctcctctctctgactctgaggCGCACTGAAGTTTCCTCACTTTTCCTCTGTTTGAGGCAGGGCGCCTCTCTCCTCGTGCTGCTCCcatcatttataatatatagAGCTTCGCTCCATTTTCCAAACTGCCGGCGGTGACGCGCCGCTGCTCTGCGGTTCGAGGCTAAATAAAGAAGAACCTCAGCGGCTCTTCAGTAACGCGGGAGCAGAGGAGCTCAGCCCGGATCAgaattcagcctacagcagtttaaccccgcccactcagcctacagcagtttaaccccgcccattccacctacagcagtttaaccccacccattcagcctacatcagtttaaccgcacccattcagcctacagcagtttaaccgcacccactcagcctacagcagtttaaccccgcccactcagcctacagcagtttaaccccacccactcagcctacagcagtttaaccccgcccactcagcctacagcagttaaacCCTGCCCATtccacctacagcagtttaaccccgccCACTCAGCCTAAATCAGTTTAACCccgcccactcagcctacatcagtttaaccgcacccattcagcctacagcagtttaaccgcACCCACtcagccaacagcagtttaaccgcacccattcagcctacagcagtttaaccgcacccattcagcctacatcagtttaaccgcacccattcagcctacagcagtttgaccgcacccactcagcctacatcagtttaaccgcacccattcagcctacatcagtttaaccgcacccattcagcctacagcagtttaaccgcacccattcagcctacagcagtttaaccgcacccactcagcctacagcagtttaaccccgcccactcagcctacagcagtttaaccccacccactcagcctacagcagtttaaccccgcccactcagcctacagtagtTAAACCCTGCCCATtccacctacagcagtttaaccccgcccactcagcctacatcagtttaaccccgcccactcagcctacagcagttaaacCCTGCCCATtccacctacagcagtttaaccccgcccactcagcctacagcagtttaaccccacccactcagcctacatcagtttaaccccgcccactcagcctacagcagttaaacCCTGCCCATtccacctacagcagtttaaccccgcccactcagcctacagcagtttaaccgcacccactcagcctacagcagtttaaccgcacccactcagcctacagcagtttaaccccgcccattcagccaacagcagtttaaccccgcccactcagtctacagcagtttaacaccACCCAGGAGAACCCTTTGACCAATAAACCATTTCAGATGATTATTTATAGAACCCCCAcctttcctaaagaacccttgaggagcCTGTTTTTAAAGATGTGGTTCTGTTAAACCGTTTGAAGTCTCTGTTTCCTTTGAACAGGCTGTGGATCTGCCGGAGGAGTGAGAACATCTAGAAACACTctacgtcacacacacacaccccccccacacacacacaccccacacacacacacaccaacacactcacacacacacacactgactcacactcacacacacgctcactgGGCTGCTGAAGTTTGGAGAGCGGAGGGAAACAGCAGGACACTCAGTGGACTTGTCACATGCTCCGGGGTCGGTGACTTTCCCATCTCCAGAACTGGACTCGAACCGGCTGCGGCTCCTGGGCCCTGGGGGAGGCGAGGGTGGGCTTATTGAGATCATGCTCTCTGGGGCTCTTCTGGCTCTCAGAGACGGGAAGCTTCAGGTAAGGCAGCCAGGTGTTCATCCAGTGGAGCTGTGGGTTGGTGTGGAGCTGATGTGAGGGTCCTGGCTCTGTGGTCAGCCAGCAGCCCTGCTGAGGGACGCTGGTGCCTTTAAGGAGAGGCTGGCCACCTCTGGAGTGGAGAGCCAGTTTTGAATGGTCTCAGGCTGGTCTGCTGCGCCTCTTCACACGGATCTGTGCCTCCAAACCGGGACCTATGAGCGCCAGGGCTGCGAAGACGAAGGAAGATAAAGATGCGAGTAAAGGTAGGAGACCTCCAGCCCCCAGCCCCCAGCCCTGCATACCTCCAGCCCCCAGCCCTCCAGCCCCCAGCCTTCCAGCCCCCAGCCCCCAGCCCTGCATACCTCCAGCCCCCAGCCCTCCAGCCCTGCATACCTCCAGCCCCCAGCCCTCCAGCCCCCAGCCTTCCAGCCCCCAGCCCTCCAGCCCCCAGCCTTCCAGTCCCCAGCCTTCCAGTCCCCAGCCTTCCAGCCCCCAGCCCCCAGCCCTCCAGCCCTCCAGCCCCCAGCCCTTACCGAGGCTGCTGCCCTTTGTCCCCCGACGCGTTTCAGCCCTTTCTCCCGGGACAGAGAGGAGCAGCCCTCTGCGGCGGGGCCGTTTTACCGAGCCCTTTCCGGTCGCTGCTGTTTGAGGCTGGAGGTGCTGATATTGAACTGTCATTAATGTTACAGGACATCAGTTCGTAGCGTATTTGTGATTGATCAGTTCAGAGGAGTCGCgtgttgtgtgtgtctgcagtctTTGGGCTACAGGGGAGGGTTTAACCGGGTCTGATTTTACAGAAGAGTAACGGAGGGGTTTAAGGTGCGTGTCGCTTTAAATGGTCTGAGGCGCGCGGGCTACTACGCCTCCATAGAGCTTACTTTCCCGCCCGTTTTCCGACAGAACCCGCCTCCTGGCTGCTATTGCTGTATTTCTTGAGCTGGGATTGGATGAATCTTTCACATTCGCACGGAACAACCAATCCCAGCGCGGGAGACGGCTTCCTACTAGCCAACCGCAGGGCGGGAGGCGGGGCTTGATCCTGAGTAcgggcgggaaaacaaacagcGTCTTTTAGAGTGAGGAGATTTAGCCAGCTGGCTACTACTAGCCTTACCCGCTGAGTTACCGGCCGCTGTCCGACAACGCTAAGCTAAACCAGCGCCAGAGACGCAGTCAGACAGAGGTGAGAAGGTTGGGGTCATTAGTGACTCAGAAAAACGAGGTTTATCGCTGTTCTCTCCACAGTAAACAAAGCTAAGCTAGCGGTTCAGCACCTGTTACCATGGAGACAAAGAGGTTGGCAGGGCTGCCTCATTAAATAAACAGCGGCCTCCTGCTCCCCCAAAGAGGAACCACACAGAGCCCCCCTTCCCACCCAAACACAGGAAGcctgcttttgtgtgtgtgagtgtgtgtgtgtgtgaaagtgtgtgtgtgtgtgtgaaagtgtgtgtgtgtgtgtgtgtgtgtgtgtgtgaaagtgtgtgtgtgtgtgtgaaagtgtgtgtgtgtgtgtgtgtgtgtgtgtgtgtgaaagtgtgtgtgtgtgtgtgtgtgagagtgtgagtgtgtgtgtgtgtgtgagtgtgtgtgtgtgagtgtgagtgtgagtgtgtgtgtttgtgtgtgtgtgtgtgtgtgtgtgtgtgtgtgtgtgtgtgagtgtgagtgtgtgtgtgtgagagtgtgtgtgtgtgtgtgtgtgagagtgtgtgttcagctctGCTCCCATGAGGACAGGCAGGCCTGTGAATGTCAGCAGATTAGGTTTGATTCATCTGTTACTTGTAAAACTCATTAAAGTGTGTTACGTCACGGACAGGTGGAGTCCAAACCGCAGACAGGAGGTGGAGGCCGTTTGATGGAGGTGTTCCAGCCGATGCAGAACTTTTTAATTACTGTGCTGAGGCCCACAGGCCCATCTCAGACCCAGAGGGGAAATGAATGCCCAGCCTGCTTCGTCCCCTGGTGGCTTTGGACTTACTTAATTAACCTGCCATAGCCTTTCAATCTGCAGAGCTGAGAGCTAACCCCCTCCCCACGAGATCAGACAACCTCAGGACAGTAGATCAGCTTAAAGAGGTTCCACTGCATTTCCAGATTTCTCAGAGTGGAGATCTGGTGtaaaactgagcttcactgtagagaaactgaccccctctgatctctgtacagtggaggtgactAGAACCAGGcgtcaccatgactacaacaacacagatgCAGCCCATAAtgtatctcctatccaaacccaccagtgcagctgcacgagtcttctgagttttatatgggatgatgatgatgatgatgatgaaggtaaaatagtggagaatctgaactaatgcagttctctttagggactactttctgtagccgcactacaccctgcagcatgtatccctccaccattttaatgatctggttctaaaagcaggttctagagccgagctcttctcagaactctggtagaaccgtgtctcaggcatcaggcagcgtcttcatcaccattaggtgaagaactttctgtgaggagcttttagtagagcttcagacgtctgcttcccctcacctccactgtagaaccacagctctgactggaggagatTATCTacaacctccactgtagaaccacagctctgactgggggagcttatctagaacctccactgtacaacagctctgactggaggaggttatctagaacccagcgtttcacaccaaacccccccaGACCTCCACTGTGGCCGACTCTGGTCATGTGAACTGATTCATTATGCAGAGAATTTGGAGAAGTAGGCAGTGTAATAGCACTGAGATAATCCCAGCTGCAGAATGTATTAGTGAGGTTAGCACATGTTTTCCAGCCGTTGTGGAATGAATGAGGTGGAGTTGATCACTGGTG
This window contains:
- the f9b gene encoding coagulation factor IXb isoform X1 — its product is MISISPPSPPPGPRSRSRFESSSGDGKVTDPGACDKSTECPAVSLRSPNFSSPQMQTQPLDFGADSPSACPLLGEMEKMKVFLLICGVLPEIRLSAAASVFLSKPSADSVLSRQRRHNAGAFEEMMRDNLERECIEENCSLEEAREVFENEEQTREFWVSYKDGDQCVSSPCQNGGTCEDGMSSYVCWCPSGFIGKNCELEMVRQCDVNNGGCMHFCLVDKTYGVVCDCADGYRLSLDTRSCEPMGEFPCGSLGADVSELLSTRTLISAENINHVHSVDLQNSTESNVTQPNSTATPELSSATTRPASDHHWAFFPTLSTITEQSNSDQRIVGGNEATPGEIPWQVALVTKDKNLTFCGGSLLSEVWVVTAAHCLVEGKIGAFFVRLGEHDVKKDEGRESDHEIAQYHTHPNYNFQRSHNHDIALLKLRAPVAFSDYARPICLGPKHFTENLLKSAHHSLVSGWGRLRYGGHESETLQKVELPYVDRTECKGSDKISRFMFCAGYNTIRKDSCQGDSGGPHATSSQGTWFLTGVISWGDECAKEGKYGIYTRVSRYMNWITNTTGIRAGSSGK
- the f9b gene encoding coagulation factor IXb isoform X2, which codes for MGKSPTPEHVTSPLSVLLFPSALQTSAAQFGSTPFVHQQMQTQPLDFGADSPSACPLLGEMEKMKVFLLICGVLPEIRLSAAASVFLSKPSADSVLSRQRRHNAGAFEEMMRDNLERECIEENCSLEEAREVFENEEQTREFWVSYKDGDQCVSSPCQNGGTCEDGMSSYVCWCPSGFIGKNCELEMVRQCDVNNGGCMHFCLVDKTYGVVCDCADGYRLSLDTRSCEPMGEFPCGSLGADVSELLSTRTLISAENINHVHSVDLQNSTESNVTQPNSTATPELSSATTRPASDHHWAFFPTLSTITEQSNSDQRIVGGNEATPGEIPWQVALVTKDKNLTFCGGSLLSEVWVVTAAHCLVEGKIGAFFVRLGEHDVKKDEGRESDHEIAQYHTHPNYNFQRSHNHDIALLKLRAPVAFSDYARPICLGPKHFTENLLKSAHHSLVSGWGRLRYGGHESETLQKVELPYVDRTECKGSDKISRFMFCAGYNTIRKDSCQGDSGGPHATSSQGTWFLTGVISWGDECAKEGKYGIYTRVSRYMNWITNTTGIRAGSSGK